GTGTTATTACTTGCGGTGTGAAAACATTATCCCaaatacaaaagtgcacgtacTATTCAGTATAGCTATTTGTAATTGCCTCTAGCTTGTTACTTTTGACTTCCATCCTCTAGCAgaatgggtgactgcagatccgtcggataacgctttttcaatgggaaatgaactttgctgcttgggtgatgtcacgatgaggttagcatttattccgtattgaaaagcgtatAAACTgccttgtcttttttaaagaaagTTCTTGTTAAGGAGTCAATACCTGGTGCTTTCTAGTCGGTGACGTTTCCGAGTATGACATAATCTGTGAACCGTGGAAGACAGAGTTCAGTATATCAAGAATTCAAGATACCTTCATTTTCGAATAGTACGTCACACCGAACATCAGATGCATAAATTTGTATTTTCAAATGGCACTTTACTTTAGTAGGCCCTACCCAACTTAGGTTAAAAAAAAGTGGCATTTTACCCAACAGCTGGGTAGGAACAGTAGGCCAACCTCATGAGTTGGACGGGTTTGGTTAggtttttttacccaaaatgtttatataaatgataaccaaaGGTCCTAGGTTCGATTCCCCGACGagatcactttttctgcttgtctcctttattatcgaacctggtgaaaattatgtTTAGGCGGTATAAAATCAATGTTTGGTTCTCGTCtaaaggattttcatgaattgatgagggagggagtttttatttttattattattttaaaatattattattattgttattattattattattagtagtagtagtagtagtagtagtagtagtagtagtagtagtattcaTTATTGCAttcattgtcagtagttttcggtcttttccaaaagacttggaagtgatcgttgttctctaataaacttttttttccttttcgacAGCCAAGGCGTTACTGCCTGTGGTTTACTCATAGTTTCAAATACACACAataaaaaaatggctgatttttttCATCCAACCAAAGAAGGTCACACACAAacaattaaacaacaacacacaaaaacaaagacaaaaaGCAGCATAACAAAATTTTGTCAACAACTCCCAACAACGTGTACATTGTAACAAccttaaaataaatacaattgtaAAATAAAAGCCCACTTTTTATAATGAACAGAGAGTTTATCTGTTTTCAATGCAATGTGATATTCAGTCTCTCTTTGAATTTTAAGAAAGGATTGGGATTTTTTATCCTGTAAATGTAAAATTTTGTAGGCCCCTACATAAAATTACGTAAGTTAAAAAGAAGTGTATAGTAATACCCAAGATTTTATGGGAGTTATTAAATTGAAAGACTGtctgtaaataaaaaatattttgtatttcatcCCAAAGTGAAATAACtaaatcacatttaaaaaaaaacgcaaTTGCTTTATGGAAAAGCTTGAAATAAAATGTATGAAGTTTTCATAAATAATTGCAAAGactaaacaaattgaaaaatcttttaaaaaaagaagataaatcccagaaattgaggagggaggggatgagaaccaaaacattaattttatacggatTCGGATTAAATAGAATTAAGATTgcattcataataattatttccTCATTCATCGCACTGAGTAGCAGATTTAGAATTCAATAATCAGCTCAATGATGTCACCTGTTTAATATTCATGACGTATAACTTATGGGAATCATATAAGACATCGCCCACTTCCACGTCCGATACTAAAACGACTGTTTTCGTCATTCCAGTTGATCAAAGTAGTTACTAAATTCTATGTAAAATGGAAAGAAATAACATCTAAATAATCATTGGTAGACGGTTTTTACAAACTAAAGATTTCGTCAATCAGGTGAGGAATTAATCAACAtgtagttcaagttcaagttcaagtagaATACTTCTCAACGCCTTATTAGGGCCAGGCGAGAAGGATAAATGGTGTGCGCTGCGTGAAGCGATGACAATGCTATGTTGAGTGTGGAGTATTGTAGTGATTTGTGACTTCTTTCTTGAATTGCTTAGTTGACTCGATGGTTATGATTTCGTTGGGGAGTTGATTCCAGTCCTTTATTGTTTTTGGAAAATAAGAATGTACCCAGCAGTCTTTGGTTCCGGTTGGTCGTTGGTAAGCTTTGCTGTGATGTCAGATGATGTTTACTTTAGTACGGCGGTTAACCGGCTGCAGAAACGTTCTTTCAGGGATGGCAGCCTGTCCATTGGCGATCTTATGCATCATGGTTACCCTTGCTACCTTCCTCCTCTGTTCGAGAGAGTCCCAACCCAATGTTGAGATCATGCTACTTGGACTACTCTCTCTgctgtaatcatttttcacaaacCTCGCTGCTCTTCTCTGAACAGACTCAATTTTCTTTATTTGCTCCAATACGTGTGTGTCCCAAACAATGGAGGAGTATTCCAATAGCGGTCTGACCAGGGTAGTGTATGCGGTGGCCTTTAGGTCTTGGGGGCATGACACAAGGTTTCTTCGTATGAAACCTAAGGACCTGTTGGCTTTGGCTGTGATGTTGTTAATATGTTTTGCCCACTTAAGATCATTTGTGATCTCTACCCCAAGGTAGGTGTGGCTTTTTGTTTCTTGCAAAGTAGAGTCTCCCAGTGTGTATTCTACCTCTATGGGTTTCTTTTTGTGTGTAATTCTTACCAGGAAGCACTTCTCGGCGTTGAATGACATTTGCCAAGTGTGCTTGGTACTTGGTGGTTGTACTGGCCAACACTCCTGGCTGGAGTCAGACGGTCAGGGTGGTGTCTGTGCTTGTAGTTATGCTTATTGATCTTGCTTGATTGCTTGATTTCTTGTGATACCGATATCGAAGTGGTCCTGTAATGCTGTTTTGAAGGCTTCTGGCTTGATGATGTTAGTGATGGGTTCTGGCAGAGAGTTCCAGTCAGCTATTGTCTTAGGCACGTATGAATATTTGTAACAGTCTTTGCGAGTTTGTAATTTGGAGTAGGAATTTAGATGTTGGTGCCGTGAGAGACGCTGGACAGGCTGCAGGAGATTTCCGAGGGGCAGGGATAGGTGACCTTGTCTTGCTTGCTGGAAAATGCATAAAGGCCTGATTTTTCTTCTTGATGATAGCTCCCCGAGTGAGAGATCTTTAAGCATTTGAGTGACACATCCTGGCTCTCTGTTTGAGTAATCGCCTACTATGAAACGCGCAGCTCTTCTTTGCACGGATTCAAGTTGGTTGATGTTTTTGTTCGTATAGGGATCCCAAACAGAAGAGGCGTATTTCTGCCAATGGACGAACAAATGACCTATATGCCAGGAGTTTTGTGGTCTGATTACATGAAtataaattgcgtttgataaaacCAAGAGTACGATTAGCTTTAGCGCATGTTTCCTGAATATGGTTATTCCAACTAAGGTTGTTAGTAATACAAAcacctatagccaaaataacaatttctcgatcatgagaggatgtaccttctgtgtcagcgtacttttcatagaataacacgatcgcgcgacctgcatgaccgaatctTGACCTTGCCTTAGCgatcgtgtgattggtcaattctcaaaagctgtgtttgcgccgtaagcgccggtatttgcgtagtacgctcggcgcaaataactgtgcgtacccaagttggctctcatgatcgagaatttaatattttggctataggtaCGAATGACTGCTGGTAGTAGATAAAGTGTCACCACTGAGGGTATAGGAAAATTCCTTGGGGGATCTAGCATGGGTGATACGCATGACGAAACATTTCTGCGAGTTAAATTTCATCAGCCACTTTTTCTCCCAGAGACTAAGGGTGTTTAAATCATCTTGAAGCATTTGGGCATCATGTTCATTTCTTATTTCGCGATAGATGACACAATCGTCAGCGAACAAGCGCACAGATGAATTTATTTTGTCAGGGAGATCATTGATGTAGGCCAGGAACAGCAGCGGTCCCAGCACCGTACCCTGAGGGACGCCAGAAAGAACATTTGACCAGGCCGATTTCTCGCCACTGGCGACAACCCTCTGGGTACGATGCTTAAGAAAGCTACTGATCCAGGCCAGAGTTGAATTTCAGTATGCCATATGTATGTAGTTTGGAAATGAGTCTGTTGTGTGGGACAACGTCAAAGGCTTTGGAGAAATCCATTATTATCATGTCTACCTGGGACTTATTGTCGAGTGATCTTGCCAGGTCTTGTGTTGTGAGTATAAGTTGTGTTTCACAAGAGTGCCCTTGACGGAAGCCATGTTGTGTTTCTGTGAGGATTGTGTGTTTGTTGAAGTGCTTCATGATGTTGGAATGTATTGTGTTCAAgtattttactgcaaattgaGGTGAGTGAGACGGGACGGTAATTTGAAGGTTGAGTTCTGCTGCCTTTTTTGAATATGGGGGTGATTTTTCTTTCAACCAAGAATCAGGGACCATACCAGTATCCAGAGACTTCTGAAAAATTAGGGAGAGGGCAGGGGCTAGTTCCTCAGCTGCTATTTTAAGAACTCTGGCAGGGACCTCGTCTGGCCCAGAGGCCTTACAAGGGTCCAAATCTTGGAGGAGTTTTAAAACACCTGTCTCTGAGATAATAATATCCGGCATGGATGGGATACCATGTGTGTAATTCTTACCAGGAAGCACTTCTCGGCGTTGAATGACATTTGCCAAGTGTGCTGCCATTGGTCAAGAGTTTGAAGATCATGTTGTAGTTTAACTGTGTCAGAGGTGGGTGCTATGTTGCGGTAGACTACACAGTCGTCCGCAAATAAGCGTATGGAGGATGATATGTTGTCCGGCAGGTCATTCAAGTATATTAAAAACAGTAATGGACCTACCACTGTCCCTTGAGGGACTCCAGATTGTACTTTCACCCAGTCTGAGTACTCACCACCTAGGACCACACGCTGTTTGCGGTGTGTCAAGAAATTTTTAATCCATGCATGGATGTTACCAGTGATGCCATAGTTCTGGAGTTTTAGTAAAAGTCTGTTATGTGGAACATAATCAAATGCTTTACTAAAATCCATTACTATGAGatctgtttgttgtttgttttgaagAGATAGGGCAAGATCATGAACAGTTTGGATAAGCTGCGTTTCGCAGGAATGATTTGCCCTAAATCCATGTTGCTTATCTGTCAATATACGGTGGGTTTCAAGATGAATCATAATATGTGAATgtaaaatgtgttcaaatatcTTTGAGATGATGGATGTGAGGGATACAGGGCGGTAGTTCCCTGGTGATGTTCTATCCCCTTTTTTGTATATTGGCGATATGTTGGCAAGTAGCCAGTCATTTGGTGGTGTGGCTGAATCCAGAGATTTCTGGAATATAACAGTTAATGCAGGACCTATTTCATCAGCGGCAATTTTCAAGATCTTAGCCGGGATGTTATCAGGTCCGGAGGCCTTGTTTTCTTTCTGATTTTTTAACAACTTCACTATACCTGCTCCAAGTAAGATGGTTTTACATCCTACGATTTGTATCTGAGTCCATGTGAGTTCACAGTCACAATCAAGATCTGTGACATGAGTGCCAATCATATTGTCACGAATGGCAATGAAAACACCGCCGGCATGAGTAATGCGGTCTTTTCGGTAAACAACTAGATTATGAGGGAAAACTTCGCTGTTGGTAACCGAATCATCTAACCATGACTCTGTACCAATCACGATGTCAGGATTGAGATTATCAACACATGCAGCAAAAGACTCTTTTTTTGTTCTAAGGCCCTGGCAGTTGACAACCATAATTCTTAAGTTGTCTTTCTTTGGATTCAAGGGAGGTTGGTTTGGTTTATTTTTACCAATAGGTGAGGAAGCAGCTAGTGGCGAACGAGGCATGTTGTTATCGTCCACCGAAGGTAAGCTACTAAAGCTGTTGGTTAGCTCAATATTACCATTGGAGAACAAGGAGCCAGCAGAATAATTTGGCAGGCCACAGGATGGGGATGGGCAAATCCACATTACGCTACTGTTACCCAGGTATTCGTCGGTTTGGGACCCCATGTTCATACAATCAACATGGTACCAACCTTGGCAACAATCACACATTACTCCTCTTTGGCCCCATTTAACGGCCTTTGAACAAAGGTGGCAAGGAAACTTAACGGGACCTGGGTTAGTTTCCGTGTCATGAGCATTTATGATTAGTAACATACAAAGATACGGGAGGGCAAGGCGCATATTTTCTCCATCATGTATGAGTCCTGGTCTTAATTTTGGACCCAAACCTGTAAAAGGTTTGGCAACGGCACCTTGACGATTCATTAGCATAGATGTAATTGCTTCTCTGTATTGTATTGAAAACCATGTTACAGTTTTAATGGatatattatgatgcagattcaGAGGGATTTTCAGTTCAACATTTAATATTGACTGCATCACCTGTATGCATTCTAACTGGTCAGAATTTGCACCACCACAGTGCATGTTGAGGATGACATTTCTCATAAGTAATATTCTAACAAGAATATACAAGATGCTTGTAGCGATGACGAGCGCCATGTTTAGCAAGCAAAGGGTAACTCACCACGTTTGGACAGGCTTACCACCCCCAATTTACTAGTTTACTACAAACCGGGTCACCCGCCGATACTGTTTAGCACTCCATGTTTGGTGGGTAGGCCGCCATCTTGAAACACATAGACTTGGTTGGTTCCAACGGTACAATATCCAAACACAAAAATACGGCAAAATTTGGAGTAGGGTGAAGTCAAAAACCGCTCAAAGCAGTCCAGAAGTGTTTAACAACACACTTGTTGGTCACAAATCACGAAAAGTGAGGTTTAGCAAGCGATGGAATTGGATAACCTCAGCAATCTTCGGACGATATTATTTTCCACTCCACACTCGACGCAGGGCGCCACCATGAAGATAATCTGATTTGCTGTATTTCAGTTCTGGATTATCCGAAACATCTGTCATATGATCATGCACTGCATGTCTGTTTACATTTTACATTACGAGTGTACCGTAAATTATATTTTAAGCTTACCACTTAATCTTTAATTTTACTCTCACACTCAGCCTTATAGGATTGATTTGATTAATAAGGTTTAAGCCTTTTAGTACCCATATCCATTTTTCTTCCAGTGCTGGTCATTTTTTCCTTTTTGATCAGTAGTCAAGTAGAGTCCCAACCCCAAAATTGGCGAATTCTCCCAATAGTACGAATTCTCCAAATAGTGAGAATTCACCTTCTCACCATAGTGAGAAATTCTCACTATAGTGctaattgtttatttcaacacaCGCCAAGCAGCTAACGATAGTTGCCCGCACTTTGGCGACATTGGCATCGTAAAAGAGCGGATCGAAACGCCTAAGACTaccaatagaaaaaaaaattcaccgatgcattttcaagttatgaaaaaaagtaacaaaaaatgCCTTGAAAATGTACTCATTTGCAGTTAAAAAGagcttaaaatttatttaattagctattctatattctgtcggtcggctatctctagtctcaggcccaaactgcatgtgggtcacggtttgttgtgaacaacagaaaccggctgtgaaggaggctacatagcgatgttgctggagtgacattcaatttcggaaaaacgacactttcgaccatggaatttaattttaagtttgtcagtatataaacggtaaatcaagtaagtttctttcactctgaagacttagaaacggttgtttgattccactgactatttgcgatcaaaatttacattacaccaatgacagaaatcatcaacaaaaatcgaatcagggacttgttttcactcgaacatcatcaaccggaagtgacgtgacacggaccgacagaatagtttTACTTGATTATCAGTAAAAAATATAAGTTATTTTCATTGTAAGTTTGAGAAGCATGCAAGTCGGAAAATTCGACATACAAGATTCTGTGTCTGCAAAATTTTGGCCCGATATTTGCCtgatttttaccacaaaaatCGCGATCAATGACTCAAATCATCTTAAACGAGCAATGTTTGGATATTATTTAGCTTAATTGTACTTAAAAATGTAGCTTTAGTGCAATGTACGAGTGGATGTTAATGGATTTTGACCAGTGGTCACGGCAGGAAATTGACAACTAAATATGACGTCTTTGCCGTCATCCATGTACCATCTCTTCCACAGCGCTTGTACCGGAAGTCAACCTATCACTACCAATTGTAGCAAAGCACTGACAGTTGGTGTAGAGATGGATGGGCAATACCATTTCTCACTATTTGGCGAATTCGCACTATTGGGAGAATTCTCCAATTTTGGGGTTGGGACTCTAC
The Amphiura filiformis chromosome 3, Afil_fr2py, whole genome shotgun sequence DNA segment above includes these coding regions:
- the LOC140147197 gene encoding uncharacterized protein, encoding MSFNAEKCFLVRITHKKKPIEVEYTLGDSTLQETKSHTYLGVEITNDLKWAKHINNITAKANRSLGFIRRNLVSCPQDLKATAYTTLVRPLLEYSSIVWDTHVLEQIKKIESVQRRAARFVKNDYSRESSPSSMISTLGWDSLEQRRKVARVTMMHKIANGQAAIPERTFLQPVNRRTKVNII